Proteins from a single region of Haloarcula laminariae:
- a CDS encoding TrmB family transcriptional regulator has product MTEASDVFDRVGLTEYETTAIEQLLTLGRTTAPNLAEATGIPKARIYGVLESLADRGFIKVIPGRPKEYQPKAPDEILDRAIENSRQSYEAFAADIEAGRDAFLSEYGPQFERASENISPTAELFHVVDVGEPSERETRRLYGDAEETLGIITNSFAYLDSVIGALEGAVERGVDVSVLFLHPDALPAEKAAVQAEMVERLASELPDVGIRFSTEKLPWRGTLVDPSMDYDGGEAILLVEEPDVPNHMRQAALTENGSFVAGMKRYFDLVWEYESASSMDSRR; this is encoded by the coding sequence ATGACCGAAGCGTCCGACGTGTTCGACCGCGTTGGGCTGACCGAGTACGAGACGACGGCTATAGAGCAGCTGCTGACGCTGGGCCGGACCACGGCGCCGAATCTCGCCGAAGCCACGGGCATCCCCAAGGCCCGCATCTACGGCGTCCTGGAGTCCCTCGCAGACCGGGGGTTCATCAAGGTGATACCCGGCCGCCCCAAGGAGTACCAGCCCAAGGCCCCCGACGAGATACTCGACCGCGCCATCGAGAACAGCCGCCAGTCCTACGAGGCCTTCGCGGCCGACATCGAGGCCGGCCGGGACGCCTTCCTGTCGGAATACGGCCCGCAGTTCGAGCGCGCCAGCGAGAACATCTCCCCGACAGCCGAGCTGTTCCACGTCGTCGACGTGGGCGAACCGAGCGAGCGCGAGACTCGCCGGCTCTACGGCGACGCCGAGGAGACGCTCGGCATCATCACGAACAGTTTCGCGTATCTGGACAGCGTTATCGGGGCGCTGGAGGGGGCCGTCGAGCGCGGCGTGGACGTGTCGGTGCTCTTTCTCCATCCCGACGCGTTACCGGCGGAGAAGGCGGCGGTCCAGGCTGAGATGGTCGAGCGGCTGGCGTCGGAGCTGCCGGACGTCGGCATTCGATTCAGCACGGAGAAACTGCCGTGGCGGGGGACGCTCGTCGACCCGAGCATGGACTACGACGGCGGCGAGGCGATTCTCCTGGTCGAGGAACCAGACGTGCCAAACCACATGCGCCAGGCGGCCCTGACGGAGAACGGGTCGTTCGTCGCCGGTATGAAGCGGTACTTCGATTTGGTGTGGGAGTACGAAAGTGCATCTTCTATGGACTCCCGAAGATAG
- a CDS encoding IS4 family transposase: MRRLTTLFPSEFLEEHAEQLGVVEREGKLQIPALVWALVFGFAAGESRTLAGFRRSYNSTADEPISPGGFYHRLTPLLAEYLRDLVEYGLDEVAVPDAVDADIGRFRDVMIADGTVLRLHEFLSDEFQARHEEQAGAKLHLLHNATDRTIERFDVTDEKTHDSTLFKTGSWLHGRLVLFDLAYFKYRRFALIDENDGYFVSRLKQNANPVITEELREWRGRAIPLAGEQIQDVVDDLSRKYIDVEVEAEFKRGQYEGTRSLDTKRFRVVGVRDSDADDYHLYITNLPREEFLPSDLATLYRCRWEVETLFRELKTQYELDEFDTSNPAVVEILLYAALLSLLVSRDLLDLVTEQADNEIVFPPERWAATFRSHAQLILHELGEYLGYSPPPLLERLFEDAQKIHQQRPILQDTLATATQPRCES, encoded by the coding sequence ATGCGTCGTCTCACTACACTGTTTCCCTCCGAGTTCCTCGAAGAGCACGCCGAGCAACTCGGCGTGGTCGAGCGAGAGGGTAAGTTGCAGATTCCAGCCCTCGTGTGGGCGCTCGTGTTCGGCTTCGCCGCAGGCGAAAGCCGAACACTTGCTGGCTTCAGACGCAGCTATAATTCGACAGCCGACGAACCGATCTCTCCCGGCGGCTTCTACCACCGGTTAACGCCGTTACTCGCCGAGTATCTCCGCGACCTCGTCGAGTACGGTCTCGACGAGGTCGCTGTTCCCGACGCTGTTGACGCTGATATCGGCCGATTCAGGGACGTAATGATCGCTGATGGAACCGTCCTGCGGTTGCACGAGTTCCTCTCTGATGAGTTCCAAGCACGCCACGAGGAGCAGGCTGGAGCGAAGCTCCACCTGCTCCACAACGCCACCGACCGGACGATTGAACGTTTCGACGTGACTGACGAGAAAACACACGACAGCACGCTGTTCAAGACGGGTTCGTGGCTACACGGACGGCTCGTTCTGTTCGACTTAGCGTACTTCAAGTACCGCCGCTTCGCGTTGATCGACGAGAACGACGGCTACTTCGTCAGCCGGCTGAAGCAGAACGCGAATCCGGTGATAACAGAGGAATTACGGGAATGGCGCGGGCGCGCCATTCCCTTGGCAGGCGAGCAGATCCAGGATGTGGTCGATGACCTCTCGCGGAAGTACATCGACGTGGAGGTCGAAGCGGAGTTTAAGCGAGGGCAGTACGAGGGAACACGCTCGCTGGACACGAAGCGATTCCGCGTCGTCGGCGTCCGCGATTCGGACGCCGACGACTACCATCTGTACATCACGAATCTGCCGAGAGAAGAGTTTCTCCCGTCGGATCTAGCAACGCTGTATCGGTGTCGGTGGGAGGTAGAGACGTTGTTCCGTGAGCTGAAGACGCAGTACGAACTAGATGAGTTCGACACGAGCAACCCGGCTGTCGTGGAAATTCTGCTGTACGCGGCGTTGCTGTCGCTGTTGGTGAGCCGTGACCTGTTGGATCTGGTCACTGAGCAAGCCGACAATGAGATCGTGTTTCCGCCGGAACGCTGGGCGGCGACCTTCCGGTCGCACGCCCAGCTCATCCTCCACGAACTCGGTGAGTATCTCGGTTACTCGCCACCGCCGCTGTTGGAGCGGCTGTTCGAAGACGCACAGAAAATACACCAGCAACGACCGATCTTACAGGATACGCTCGCTACCGCTACGCAACCGAGGTGTGAGTCTTAG
- a CDS encoding glycosyltransferase family 4 protein, with amino-acid sequence MHSTDIDNVLIVYEKFATAKSGGARESLLTLLNGLARNRDISVTVYQTPPIDAWPTTEYEYEVNSIQIRSVPKFTWMNQVYARHQWRRELRSVVDDTYDLILTQNRVAPAAISVANQAGIPSLFFVRSMALTGYEKYNPEKGTIANLRQTDLGGRVQYPFLRRNFRQYREAAQLSSHTIANSEFTRSRLAELFDIDARVIYPPIQLEQYRVEYNTSGSIVMVNPRAEYKGPDIFLKIAKEMSEESFILAGPLPSQEMEEQTEQMDNVSYIEWCEDIRTVYRDAKVVVVPSRWEEPFGRVPAEAMVSGIPCVVSDRGGLPEVVGETGEIVRDIELTEAWTAAIERALDNHDPDAQRDRVSRFSAETQIHCLEELLDEL; translated from the coding sequence ATGCACTCAACTGACATAGACAACGTACTTATAGTCTACGAGAAGTTTGCTACGGCCAAATCAGGCGGTGCCCGTGAATCTCTGTTGACCCTCCTCAATGGTTTAGCCCGTAATAGGGATATCTCTGTAACCGTATACCAAACCCCGCCAATCGACGCGTGGCCGACGACCGAATACGAGTATGAGGTCAATTCGATTCAAATCAGATCAGTCCCGAAATTCACGTGGATGAATCAGGTGTACGCCCGTCACCAGTGGAGGCGGGAACTGCGGTCTGTCGTCGATGACACCTACGACCTGATACTCACACAGAACCGGGTCGCGCCAGCAGCTATCTCCGTTGCGAATCAGGCCGGGATTCCGTCGTTGTTTTTTGTACGAAGTATGGCGTTGACTGGGTACGAGAAATATAATCCCGAAAAAGGGACTATCGCAAATCTTCGGCAGACGGACCTCGGTGGACGCGTTCAGTATCCGTTCCTCCGACGAAATTTTCGACAGTATCGAGAGGCAGCACAGCTCTCGTCGCACACTATTGCTAACAGTGAATTCACGCGTTCCCGGCTCGCGGAACTGTTCGATATCGACGCACGCGTTATTTATCCACCAATTCAGTTGGAGCAATACCGTGTCGAGTACAACACGAGCGGCTCCATTGTGATGGTCAATCCTCGGGCCGAATACAAGGGGCCTGATATCTTCCTGAAGATCGCGAAAGAGATGTCCGAAGAGTCGTTCATCCTCGCTGGGCCGTTGCCCTCACAGGAGATGGAGGAACAGACCGAGCAAATGGATAACGTGTCATACATCGAGTGGTGTGAGGACATACGAACGGTGTACCGAGACGCGAAGGTGGTGGTCGTTCCATCACGGTGGGAAGAACCGTTCGGCCGGGTACCAGCGGAAGCGATGGTCAGCGGTATCCCGTGTGTCGTGAGTGACCGCGGCGGGCTGCCCGAGGTAGTCGGAGAGACTGGAGAAATCGTTAGAGATATCGAATTGACGGAGGCATGGACTGCCGCCATTGAGAGGGCACTGGATAACCACGATCCCGATGCCCAGCGTGACCGCGTCTCCCGGTTCTCCGCCGAGACACAGATACATTGCCTGGAGGAACTACTCGACGAACTGTGA
- the aglJ gene encoding S-layer glycoprotein N-glycosyltransferase AglJ has translation MADRDDVCVLLPAYNEAATIESVVEGFRGAGFENVLVVDGGSADDTYELAEAAGARVVEQSGEGKGQAVREAVRRYIEAPYVLMADADETYRAEEADRMLEPLFDGRAEHVIGDRFADMKPGAMTRLNRVGNRIINGAFSLIHGHDYADILSGYRAFTRESFQRLSLSSEGFGIETEMAVECVKHGVRTVVVPITYLPRPDESETNLRPVRDGGLILVTLYRMAKTNNPLFYFGSVGMSTIAVGAVLGVYVIYDWFVRGVSHEVIATVGGIAVVLGIQLLMFGVLSDMIVTVSREQTQQLESIANRLSEERRAARSSDDETDAPAPENRQN, from the coding sequence ATGGCCGACCGAGACGACGTTTGCGTGTTGCTCCCAGCCTACAACGAGGCTGCGACCATCGAGTCTGTCGTCGAGGGGTTTCGCGGCGCGGGGTTCGAGAACGTCCTCGTCGTCGACGGCGGCAGCGCGGACGACACCTACGAACTCGCCGAGGCCGCCGGCGCACGCGTCGTCGAGCAGTCGGGCGAGGGGAAGGGACAGGCCGTCCGCGAGGCCGTTCGCCGGTATATCGAGGCGCCTTACGTGCTGATGGCCGACGCCGACGAGACCTACCGGGCCGAGGAGGCCGACCGGATGCTGGAACCGCTGTTCGACGGGCGGGCCGAACACGTCATCGGCGACCGCTTTGCCGACATGAAACCCGGCGCGATGACGCGGCTCAACCGGGTCGGCAACCGCATCATCAACGGCGCGTTCTCACTCATCCACGGCCACGACTACGCCGACATACTCAGCGGCTATCGCGCGTTCACCCGCGAGTCGTTCCAGCGGCTCTCGCTGTCGTCCGAGGGGTTCGGCATCGAGACGGAGATGGCCGTCGAGTGCGTCAAACACGGCGTCCGAACCGTCGTCGTTCCGATAACGTACCTGCCACGGCCCGACGAGTCCGAGACGAACCTCCGGCCGGTCCGGGACGGCGGACTGATACTCGTGACGCTGTACCGGATGGCCAAGACGAACAACCCCCTCTTTTACTTCGGTAGCGTCGGCATGTCGACCATCGCCGTGGGGGCGGTGCTGGGTGTCTACGTCATCTACGACTGGTTCGTCAGGGGCGTCTCCCATGAGGTCATCGCCACGGTCGGCGGTATCGCCGTCGTGTTGGGAATTCAGTTGCTGATGTTCGGCGTCCTCTCCGACATGATCGTGACGGTGAGCCGGGAGCAGACACAGCAGCTCGAAAGCATCGCCAATCGTCTGAGCGAGGAGCGCCGGGCCGCCCGGAGCTCGGACGACGAGACGGACGCGCCGGCCCCGGAGAACCGGCAGAACTGA